The Bdellovibrionales bacterium genome contains the following window.
AAATTAAGCTCGCAGTCGACGATTGGATCGCGGAAGCGCGTTCTAATGAGATGAGCCATTTTGTCGGACTATTGGAAATTCTAAAAAACGCCGTTGCAAACGGTGATATTGGCGGCAAAGAAGACTCTCTTTGGGTGTCAGCTGCTTTAATGGAATACCTGGAATTATTGAAGACCCGTGCTGATTCGCCGGTTTTCTTTGAAAAATATCATTCAATTTTCCGCAGCCACTTAGACGAAGGGGCTCAGCTTTATTTGCAATGCGTGCGAGATCAGCATGCATTTCTAGTTCCGGTTAAAAACGTGATTGAAATCGTTGGCGGTAAGAAGGTTTATGCATTGCCAATGGCGCAAAGTGGAGTGCGTGGCCTCATGGGTTTCCGGGGGCAGGGGATTCCAGTTATGAATTTGGCGGATTTTGGTTTTAACAAACAAAATGAGAGTAGCGGCGCAAAAACCTATTTTGTGGTCTGTGAGTACGAAGACTCTTTCTTCGCGCTCGAAGTGAATGCCACCGAAGATGTTTTAGAAATAGAAGCCTCTCAATTTCAAAAATGCTCAGAGTCCAACTTGCTTTCTCCGATCGTTGATCAATTTGTGATTCACGAAGAAAAATCTCTGATGCTTTTAGATATCGAAAAATTGGTGGGACATGAATAAGCACTATCTTTTTCCTGGCAAGCTTGCGGCTTTTAGAGAAGAAACCCAGATTTCGACTCTTTTGGGTTCTTGCGTGTCCGTGGCGCTCTTTGATCCAGAAACAAGAATCGGCGGATTGAATCACTATCTTCTGCCGGAGCTGGGTCCAAATGATGTTGGCAATCCTCGTTATGGAACCTCGGCCATCACTATGTTGATTGAAGAGATGGTTCGCCTTGGTGCTTCAGAAAAGCGCCTTCAGGCAAAAATCTACGGCGGTGGGAATGTGATCGCGGTGTCTCCCAT
Protein-coding sequences here:
- a CDS encoding chemotaxis protein CheW translates to MSALALDEFALEMRQHYITTTVESLERFKTFENYFGEIKLAVDDWIAEARSNEMSHFVGLLEILKNAVANGDIGGKEDSLWVSAALMEYLELLKTRADSPVFFEKYHSIFRSHLDEGAQLYLQCVRDQHAFLVPVKNVIEIVGGKKVYALPMAQSGVRGLMGFRGQGIPVMNLADFGFNKQNESSGAKTYFVVCEYEDSFFALEVNATEDVLEIEASQFQKCSESNLLSPIVDQFVIHEEKSLMLLDIEKLVGHE